One window of Henckelia pumila isolate YLH828 unplaced genomic scaffold, ASM3356847v2 CTG_525:::fragment_3, whole genome shotgun sequence genomic DNA carries:
- the LOC140873175 gene encoding triacylglycerol lipase SDP1-like encodes MEISNDANVDPFSIGPSTLFGRTIAFRILFCKSVSHFRHHICRVLLMRFYKAKNILRDFLAPVVSWFHPRNPQGILVMVTVIAFSLKRYTNLKMRAEMAYRRKFWRNMMRSAGTYDEWAHAAKMLDKEMFRMNESDLYDEELVRNKLQELRHRRQDGSLRDIMFCMRADLVRNLGNMCNPELHKERLQVPRLIKEYIDEVTTQLRMVCDFDSEELLLEEKLAFMHETRHAFGRTALLLSGGASLGAFHVGVVKTLVEHKLLPRIIAGSSVGSVMCSVVATRSWPELQSFFEDSWHSIQFFDQLGGIFTVSKRIVTQGAVHEIRQLQMMLRHLTNNLTFQEAYDMTGRILGITVCSPRKHEPPRCLNYLTSPHVVIWSAVTASCAFPGLFEAQELMAKDRSGEIVPYHPPFHLEPDVASGAASRRWRDGSLEIDLPMMQLKELFNVNHFIVSQANPHIAPLLRVKEIVRAYGGNFAAKFAQLVEMEVKHRCNQILELGFPLGGIAKLFAQDWEGDVTVVMPATLSQLAKIIQNPSYVELQKAANQGRRCIWEKVSTIKANCGIELALDECVAILNHMRRLKRSAERAAAASHGLASTVRFNASKRIPSWNVIARENSTGSLEDDLLVDVESSLHQVVGTGRNFATNRSPHDGSDSESDSVDLHNWTRSGGPLMRTTSADKFVDFVQNLESHTRMNRNNLRVQISGRDQTHHFSRVTTPDRTSDTDFDQIDSNNRALPSTSSSIMVGEGDFLQPERIHNGILFNVVRKESLTPSNRSSHDSDHNSSPHDSVPECVQLDSLEKEMDVSSVSENEDAGREDNVNVDDVDSTGIPNDRNSSDGACDSKHPMDG; translated from the exons ATGGAGATAAGTAATGATGCAAATGTTGATCCATTCTCGATCGGACCTTCGACCCTCTTTGGTCGAACGATTGCTTTCAGAATCCTTTTTTGCAAGTCCGTGTCACATTTTAGGCACCATATCTGCCGAGTGTTGTTAATGCGCTTTTACAAAGCTAAGAATATTTTGAGGGATTTTTTAGCACCGGTAGTCTCATggtttcatcctcgaaatccaCAAGGGATCTTAGTTATGGTGACGGTCATTGCTTTTTCCTTGAAGCGATACACTAATCTGAAAATGAGGGCGGAAATGGCCTATAGGAGGAAGTTTTGGAGGAATATGATGAGATCTGCTGGGACCTATGACGAGTGGGCTCATGCTGCTAAGATGCTTGATAAGGAGATGTTTAGAATGAACGAATCGGATCTCTATGATGAGGAGCTTGTAAGAAATAAACTTCAAGAGCTCCGCCACCGCCGCCAAGATGGTTCGCTTCGAGATATTATGTTTTGTATGAGAGCTGACCTTGTGAGAAATCTTGGTAATATGTGCAACCCTGAGCTTCACAAGGAGAGGCTACAGGTACCGAGACTCATAAAGGAGTATATAGATGAGGTCACTACCCAATTAAGAATGGTCTGTGACTTTGATTCGGAAGAGCTACTATTGGAGGAGAAGCTTGCTTTTATGCATGAGACTAGACATGCCTTTGGTAGAACCGCTTTGCTATTAAGCGGTGGCGCTTCTTTGGGAGCTTTTCACGTGGGGGTTGTCAAAACTTTGGTGGAGCACAAACTTCTGCCTCGGATAATCGCCGGCTCTAGTGTGGGATCGGTGATGTGTTCTGTTGTTGCTACCAGGTCTTGGCCGGAGCTTCAAAGCTTCTTTGAGGATTCTTGGCATTCTATTCAATTTTTTGACCAGTTGGGTGGGATTTTTACGGTTTCCAAAAGGATTGTGACGCAGGGTGCTGTTCACGAGATTAGGCAATTGCAGATGATGCTGAGGCATCTTACAAACAATCTAACTTTTCAAGAAGCTTATGACATGACAGGGCGGATCTTGGGCATTACAGTTTGCTCCCCTAGAAAGCATGAACCACCGCGATGCCTCAATTACTTGACTTCACCTCATGTTGTTATATGGAGTGCAGTGACAGCTTCTTGTGCCTTTCCTGGTCTATTTGAAGCTCAAGAGCTAATGGCCAAGGATAGGTCTGGTGAAATTGTGCCTTACCACCCACCCTTTCATTTGGAACCTGATGTGGCTTCTGGTGCAGCGTCGCGTCGCTGGCGGGATGGTAGCTTGGAGATTGATTTGCCGATGATGCAATTGAAAGAACTCTTCAACGTCAATCATTTTATTGTGAGCCAGGCGAATCCTCATATTGCACCTTTATTGAGGGTGAAAGAGATTGTTAGGGCTTACGGAGGCAACTTTGCTGCAAAG TTTGCCCAACTGGTTGAGATGGAGGTGAAACACAGATGCAATCAAATATTGGAGCTTGGTTTTCCATTAGGGGGAATTGCCAAGCTTTTTGCTCAGGATTGGGAGGGTGATGTAACTGTTGTAATGCCTGCAACTCTTTCTCAG TTAGCGAAAATTATACAGAACCCATCGTACGTTGAACTTCAAAAGGCTGCAAACCAAGGCAGAAGATGCATCTGGGAGAAGGTGTCAACGATAAAAGCCAACTGTGGAATTGAGCTTGCTCTGGATGAGTGTGTTGCCATACTTAACCATATGCGAAGGTTGAAGAGAAGCGCTGAAAGAGCAGCTGCCGCTTCTCATGGTCTAGCCAGCACAGTCCGATTCAATGCATCCAAAAGAATCCCTTCTTGGAACGTCATTGCTCGAGAAAATTCAACGGGCTCCCTGGAAGATGACCTTCTAGTAGATGTCGAGTCATCTCTTCACCAAGTAGTTGGTACGGGCAGAAACTTTGCGACAAACCGTAGCCCTCATGATGGAAGTGACAGTGAATCTGATAGCGTTGATCTCCACAATTGGACACGATCTGGCGGTCCCTTGATGAGAACGACTTCGGCAGACAAGTTTGTCGACTTTGTACAGAATCTTGAGAGCCATACAAGGATGAACAGAAACAACCTTCGCGTCCAGATTTCGGGAAGAGATCAAACCCATCACTTCTCGCGTGTTACAACGCCAGATAGAACATCTGATACCGATTTTGATCAGATAGATTCGAATAACCGAGCTCTTCCTAGCACCAGTTCTAGCATTATGGTGGGCGAAGGAGATTTTTTGCAGCCGGAAAGAATTCACAACGGTATATTGTTCAATGTAGTGAGAAAGGAATCCTTGACACCATCAAATAGGAGCAGTCATGATTCGGACCATAATAGCTCGCCACACGATTCAGTCCCAGAGTGTGTGCAACTCGACTCTCTGGAAAAGGAGATGGATGTTAGCTCGGTTTCTGAAAATGAGGACGCTGGAAGAGAAGACAACGTTAATGTAGATGATGTCGATTCAACCGGAATCCCGAATGATCGTAATTCTAGTGACGGTGCCTGTGATAGTAAGCATCCTATGGATGGTTGA